The Deltaproteobacteria bacterium DNA segment CCCCACGAACCAAGACCACGAGCCAAGACGACGCATCGGGACCACGAGCCACGAGTCGGCAAGCCGACGGACGACCGAGACGGCCGACCCTCCCACCCCGAACGCACCCCCTGGATCTCCAACCCTGGACGAACGAGCGAAGAGGCGACCCGTGAGCATGGACCGTTCCGGCGATCACTCGAACATGGGCGGGATGCAGGGCAACCGGCCGCGCCGCGGCCGCCGCCGCCCCCGCAGCGGGGGCAACGGCATGGGGCGGGGCGGGCGCGGCTCGCCGATGGACATCCTCGACGTGGCCGACGAGCTCACCGAAGAGGATCTCCTCGACGAGGGCGAGGCGGGCGAGAGCCTCGACGTCGCCGACCTCAAGCGCAAGACCATGGAGGAGCTCACCGAGCGCGCCGAGTCGCTCGCGGTCGAGAACCTGGCCGGGATGCGCAAGCAGGACCTGGTCTTCGCGATCCTCAAGGCCAACGCCGACGCGCGCGGCCGCATCTACTCCGAGGGCGTCCTCGAGACGCTGCCCGACGGCTTCGGCTTCCTGCGCTCGCCCGACGAGAGCTACCTCGCCGGCCCCGACGACGTCTACGTGTCGCCCTCGCAGATCCGCCGCTTCGGCCTGCGCACCGGCGACTCGATCCGCGGCCAGATCCGCCCGCCCAAGGACGGCGAGCGCTACTTCGCGCTGCTCAAGGTCGAGACCATCAACTTCGAGCCCCCGGAGCAGATCCGGCACCGCATCAACTTCGACAACCTGACCCCGCTCTACCCCGAGGAGAAGTTCCGCCTCGAGTCGGCGAGCGCCGGCTACACGGGCCGCATCATCGACCTGATCGCGCCGCTCGGAAAGGGCCAGCGCGCGCTCATCACCTCGCCGCCCAAGGCCGGCAAGACGATGATCCTGAAGGACATCGCCAACGCGATCGCCGAGAACCACCCCGAGGTCTACCTGATCGTGCTGCTGATCGACGAGCGGCCCGAGGAGGTGACCGACATGCAGCGCAACGTGAAGGCCGAGGTGATCTCCTCGACCTTCGACGAGCCGGCCACCCGCCACGTCCAGGTGGCCGACATGGTGATCGAGAAGGCCAAGCGCCTGGTCGAGCACAAGCGCGACGTGGTGATCCTGCTCGACTCGATCACGCGCCTCGCGCGCGCCCACAACACGGTGGTGCCGCACTCGGGCAAGATCCTCTCGGGCGGCGTGGACTCGAACGCCCTGCACAAGCCGAAGCGCTTCTTCGGCGCCGCGCGCAACGTCGAGGAGGGCGGCAGCCTCACGATCGTGGGCACCGCCCTGATCGAGACCGGCTCGCGGATGGACGAGGTGATCTTCGAGGAGTTCAAGGGCACCGGCAACAGCGAGCTCGTGCTCGACCGCAAGCTCGCCGACCGCCGCACCTACCCGGCCATCGACATCAACCGCTCGGCGACGCGCCGCGAGGAGCTGCTCCTCGACGAGAAGACCCTGAACCGCATGTACATCCTGCGCAAGGTGCTCTCGCCGCTGAACCCGGTGGACTCGATGGAGTTCCTGCTCGAGAAGATCAAGGCCACCGACAGCAACGACGAGTTCCTGGAGTCGATGAACTCGTAGGACAGGGCCGGCGCGAGCGCTCCGTCACCACCGCGGGTACGGGCGAGCGGGGCCCGGTGTCAGGGCGCGGTCGAGGGCGGCGCGAGCTGCATCGCCTGCACGTCGCGGTTGCCCGTCGGCGGATCCATCGGGACGAGCGTCGCGCGCACCATCCCGGGCGGCGCCTCGACGAGCAGCTGCACGTACGCGGTCTGGCCCGCCCGGAGCGGCACCGTCGCGTTGCCGCTGTCGCCCTGGGTGCCGAAGGCGGCGTCGCGCTCCTCCGTCCCGATCGTGAGCACGTGCAGGCCCGGCGGCCGCTCGGCGACCAGGAAGGTGAGCTCGCGCGAGCGCCCGATCGGCGCGCCGTCGACGAGCACCTCGGGGTGCCACTCGAGGGCCTCGTCGCGCACCGCGCCGTAGACGACGATCCGGCCCTGGCCCGCCGGTGGGGGCCCGCTCTGTGCGACCCACTCGGGCCAGGTCGGCAGCGCGGTGCCGCCGCCCGCGGAGCCGGCGCAGCCCAGGGCCAGGGCGGCAGCGATCGCGAGGCAGGCGAGGAGCGGTCTGCGCATCCGCCCACGCTAGCGCGGGATCCGATGCGCCGTGCCCCGCCCGCCGCTTCCGTTCGTCAGGTGCGCCCCACCGCGGCTTCCGTTCGTCAGGTGCGCCCCACTCGCGGCTTCCGTTCGTCAGGTGCGCCCCACCGCGCGCTTCGCTATCTCCCCGCCGTGACGACGTTCCCCAGCCACGGCCCGCTCGCCTCCGCCTCCCCGCGGCATCACCACGCGGCGCACTAGCGCCCCTCCCGTGGCCCCGCGGGGCCTTCTGTCGTCGCCTCCGCCTCCCACCCCCGACCGTCCGAACCCACCCCCCGACCGACCGAGTGGGGTTTCCGAGCGCCGCATGTCCGAGCTGCTCCGCCGCATCGAAGAGACCGAGGCCCGCGCCCGCGCGCTCGAGGAGCAGCTTGCCGACCCGGCCGTGGCCGGCCGCTCGGGCGAGTACCAGACGCTCGCGAAGGAGCTCGGGCGGCTGCGCC contains these protein-coding regions:
- the rho gene encoding transcription termination factor Rho, translating into MEELTERAESLAVENLAGMRKQDLVFAILKANADARGRIYSEGVLETLPDGFGFLRSPDESYLAGPDDVYVSPSQIRRFGLRTGDSIRGQIRPPKDGERYFALLKVETINFEPPEQIRHRINFDNLTPLYPEEKFRLESASAGYTGRIIDLIAPLGKGQRALITSPPKAGKTMILKDIANAIAENHPEVYLIVLLIDERPEEVTDMQRNVKAEVISSTFDEPATRHVQVADMVIEKAKRLVEHKRDVVILLDSITRLARAHNTVVPHSGKILSGGVDSNALHKPKRFFGAARNVEEGGSLTIVGTALIETGSRMDEVIFEEFKGTGNSELVLDRKLADRRTYPAIDINRSATRREELLLDEKTLNRMYILRKVLSPLNPVDSMEFLLEKIKATDSNDEFLESMNS